ATCCAGCGCCCCAATGTCCCGATGAGCCAGATCACGCTTGCCCCGACGACGGCGCCTGCCACACTGGATTGCACCATTTGCGATGGCGTATCGGCAAGAAAACTTTTGACGATGCCCAGAAATGCCAACACCCAAATGGCTTCATCGGGCACGAGAAAAAATTCCCAGTCCACTGCGGCGATGATGAGCAACGCTGCTAATGCCGACGCCACCAACGCGGCATAAATACTGACATCGTAGCGGGCGACGGCAGCGATGAAAAGCAACGCCGTCGTCAGTTCTACGACGAAATAGCGGGGGCTGATGGGCGTCTTGCAGTAACGGCACTTACCCACCAGCCAAAGGTAACTGAGCAGTGGAACTAAGTCGGCGACACGCAAGAAAGTTCCACAGTGCGGGCAATGGGACGGCGGGCGGACAATGGACAACCGACGGGGCAACCGGTAGATACAGACATTGACGAAACTGCCGACGGCTGCCCCGAACAAAAAGGCAAACACCATCGCCAGCGTCTTCGGCATCGTGATCCCCCGCTTCCTGTTTTATGCCGTCACAATTTTATCGGTGTTCAGGTGTTTGCCTGCCTACAAACTTCGGATGGTGATGTGCAAGGACATGCTTCTAAAGACGGTGATATGCCCATGGTCAAAGGGCTGTTCACGACGCCGCGCGGCGTTGAGGACCTCGTTGTCCGCGAGTTGCGAGGGTTAGGCGTTGATGCCCACCCCCGCCTGTTCGGGTTAGAAGGGTGGGTGTGGGGCTTTGTGGATGACCCGCTTGCCCTCGCGCAAGCGTGCTATCGGGCGCGGACGATTTTTCGGGGCATGCTCGTCTTGGCGGAAGGGGAAGTCCGTCGCACGCAGGACGGGTTGCAGGACATCTATGAACTCGTCAAGAGCGTGGACTGGACGGAATGGCTGCCGCCAGAAGCGACTTTTTGCGTCCGCTCCACGCGCAACGGGCGTCACGCTTACCAATCGCCCGACATCGAGCGCATCGGTGGGCAGGCGGTTATTGACCGCGTTATGGCGCAAACGAGGCATCGCCAACGGGTGCGATTAACCCGTCCCGATGTCTCAGTGCGCGTGGATGTGACAGGCGAACGGTGCGTCGTCGGGATTGATTTCGTCGGTGAGGAGGCGTTGCATCGGCGCAACTATCGCGTTTACGACCATCCCGCTGCCATCAACGCCGTGCTGGCGGCGGCGATGGTGTTGGCGTCGGAGTGGCGCCCCGAAGAACAACTGGTTGACCCGATGTGCGGGAGCGGGACGATTGTGATTGAGGCGGCGTTGCTTGCCCGCCGAGTGCCTGTCGGGTTTTTCCGCAAGGCGTCGTTCGCTTTCCACACTTTGCCCCGTTTTGCGGGCGTCAACTTTGACGACCTGATGCTGCAGTGGGACACCGTTGCCGATTGGACGGTGCAGGCGAAACTGTTTGGCTCGGACATTTCGCCTAAGCATTTGCGCGGCGCCCAACAAAACGCGGAGCGGGCGCTCGTCACTGATACGACGCAATGGCGAGTATTGGATG
This genomic interval from bacterium HR17 contains the following:
- the comC gene encoding Type 4 prepilin-like proteins leader peptide-processing enzyme, giving the protein MPKTLAMVFAFLFGAAVGSFVNVCIYRLPRRLSIVRPPSHCPHCGTFLRVADLVPLLSYLWLVGKCRYCKTPISPRYFVVELTTALLFIAAVARYDVSIYAALVASALAALLIIAAVDWEFFLVPDEAIWVLAFLGIVKSFLADTPSQMVQSSVAGAVVGASVIWLIGTLGRWMFRREAMGFGDVKIAAAVGTHLGLTWTLLPFFLLSVFIGALLGVAMGIVQRRGLTGYMPFGPALAVAAGIVLLYPREVTELALRLYGLR
- the rlmL gene encoding Ribosomal RNA large subunit methyltransferase K/L translates to MVKGLFTTPRGVEDLVVRELRGLGVDAHPRLFGLEGWVWGFVDDPLALAQACYRARTIFRGMLVLAEGEVRRTQDGLQDIYELVKSVDWTEWLPPEATFCVRSTRNGRHAYQSPDIERIGGQAVIDRVMAQTRHRQRVRLTRPDVSVRVDVTGERCVVGIDFVGEEALHRRNYRVYDHPAAINAVLAAAMVLASEWRPEEQLVDPMCGSGTIVIEAALLARRVPVGFFRKASFAFHTLPRFAGVNFDDLMLQWDTVADWTVQAKLFGSDISPKHLRGAQQNAERALVTDTTQWRVLDVADLPQVFVKGSVQVIVTNPPFGVRSGSPQRAREAHRQLMAGADAVLSDDGRLVVITHHPEWLETMAPVVGLTVTQRYEVLHGDLPAAILVMRRQ